The sequence ATTTTGGTACTGAAATGCTAACCCCTGAAGGCGAACTCGACCGCGCAAAACTGCGCGAACGTATTTTTAACCAAAGTGCAGAGCGGGAATGGCTAAACCAATTATTACACCCGATGATCCGCCAAGAAATGCTCGAACAAGTAAAAAATGCCACTTCGCCCTATGTAATTATGGTTGTGCCCTTGCTATTTGAGAACGGGTTAGATAGGTTAGTCAATCGGACTTTAGTGGTGGATATTTCACCAGAATTGCAAATCAGCCGCACCGCAATACGGGATCAAGTTGATGCAACTCAAGTGAATAACATCATTAATAGCCAATGTAGTCGGAGTGAAAAACTCGCCAGAGCCGACGACATTATTGATAATCAGGGAGAGATATCAGCCTTAAAACGAGAGGTGCTAGCATTGCACCAACGCTATTTACAATTATCCGGTATTGATAACGCCCATGACTGACTTAGTTTACGAACAGCCATTAAACGAGAAAATTCGCAGCTATTTACGGCTCGAATATCTCGATAAACAGCTGCGAACTAATCTCAATCATGACCACCAACATAGATGCTTCTATCCGCTGTTTTCGCTATGTGAATTATCCGAACGCTGTGATTACCGCAATGAAGTCTTAAAGGATATTGAGCGTCATCTGTTACAACTCAATAAATGGCAAGAACTCGAACAAGCAGACCACCAGCAGATCAACTTTTATATCAATGCCCTTACCCAAGCCCGTGAGTTACTTCAAAAACCAGAGCGGTTCGGCAGTCAACTCAAGCAAGATCGATTTTTATCCGCTCTACGACAACGATTTGGTATGCCTGGTGCGTGTTGTAGTTTTGACCTACCCCAGCTACATTTTTGGTTAGCCAAACCTTGGGAAGAAAGACAACAGGATTACCTTGCTTGGATAGCACATTTTGACCCACTGCTCACCCCCATTACCCAACTACTTCAACTCACCCGCAGCACGTCCATTTTTAATAATGCCATTGCCCATGCCGGTTTTTATCAAGGCGATAGCAACCAAGCTTTATCCTTAGTTCGTGTTAAACTTGATGCTTCACAGGGGTGTTACCCCACTATTAGCGGACATAAAAATCGCTACGCCATTCACTTTGTCCAGTTTGATCAACAACGTCACTCCGATAAACCCATCGATTTCTTACTAGCGACCTGTGTCTGAAGCCTTTAAACTATCAGCACTGTGAGATGTTAGACCAATCGTATTAAATAGCCGCATTCGTTATCGCCTCACGTTGAGTTTCCATAACGTGATAGGTCGTTTTTTATAGGCTACCCATACCACATACATCAGGCTTATACATACAGAGACGCACATTATGCCATTAACCGTTAAATGCCCCATTTGTAAAACCCCCGTTGAATGGGCGCCACAATCTGAATTCAAGCCCTTTTGCAGCGAGCGTTGTAAGCTGATCGATCTTGGCGACTGGGCATCTGAAAAACATGCCATTCCTGTAAAATCAGAGTTCGATCTTGATGCCTTAGACGAGTTCGACTTAGATGAAGACGCGTTCTTTAAGGAATAAACACAACAGGATGCCACAGGCAATCACACACACTCATTAGTAGAAAATATTATGACAAAGCGTATTCATGTTGCCGTAGGTATTATTGTTAACAAAGCACAGCAAGTTTTACTCGCAAAACGGCCAGATCATTTACACCAAGGAGGTAAGTGGGAGTTCCCTGGAGGAAAAGTTGAGACGGGTGAAAGCGTTACCCAAGCGTTAATGCGTGAACTAAAAGAAGAAGTCGCTATAGAGGTCATCTCCAGCGAGCCTTTTATGGCGCTTAGCTACGATTACCCGGACAAACAAGTCCTGCTCGATATCCATACTGTTATCCATTTTACGGGGGAAGCCCAAGGCCTAGAGGGCCAGCAAATTGCTTGGGTAGAAAAACACGATTTGATCAATTATGACTTCCCCGATGCGAATAAGCCTATATTGGAAAAATTGTTAGAAAATGCCTTGCCCTGCTAGGACAAAGCTAAGAGTACAGCACCTAGATTCTCCTCACTGAGTGGAGAATCTAGCAAGCAGT is a genomic window of Shewanella putrefaciens containing:
- the yacG gene encoding DNA gyrase inhibitor YacG; translated protein: MPLTVKCPICKTPVEWAPQSEFKPFCSERCKLIDLGDWASEKHAIPVKSEFDLDALDEFDLDEDAFFKE
- the zapD gene encoding cell division protein ZapD — its product is MTDLVYEQPLNEKIRSYLRLEYLDKQLRTNLNHDHQHRCFYPLFSLCELSERCDYRNEVLKDIERHLLQLNKWQELEQADHQQINFYINALTQARELLQKPERFGSQLKQDRFLSALRQRFGMPGACCSFDLPQLHFWLAKPWEERQQDYLAWIAHFDPLLTPITQLLQLTRSTSIFNNAIAHAGFYQGDSNQALSLVRVKLDASQGCYPTISGHKNRYAIHFVQFDQQRHSDKPIDFLLATCV
- the mutT gene encoding 8-oxo-dGTP diphosphatase MutT produces the protein MTKRIHVAVGIIVNKAQQVLLAKRPDHLHQGGKWEFPGGKVETGESVTQALMRELKEEVAIEVISSEPFMALSYDYPDKQVLLDIHTVIHFTGEAQGLEGQQIAWVEKHDLINYDFPDANKPILEKLLENALPC
- the coaE gene encoding dephospho-CoA kinase (Dephospho-CoA kinase (CoaE) performs the final step in coenzyme A biosynthesis.): MSKFVVGLTGGIGSGKTTVANLFAAEGITLVDADIVAREVVAKDSKGLKAIVEHFGTEMLTPEGELDRAKLRERIFNQSAEREWLNQLLHPMIRQEMLEQVKNATSPYVIMVVPLLFENGLDRLVNRTLVVDISPELQISRTAIRDQVDATQVNNIINSQCSRSEKLARADDIIDNQGEISALKREVLALHQRYLQLSGIDNAHD